A region from the Arachis ipaensis cultivar K30076 chromosome B01, Araip1.1, whole genome shotgun sequence genome encodes:
- the LOC107618838 gene encoding protein KINESIN LIGHT CHAIN-RELATED 1-like: MPINVANEYQDEGRVHEMNGIAKPLPSKKAITTNKSPRSPLSPQKLHHRTFSGTKFPIHGVGVSSSEHVWDGADNSPSIRSCGSFGDEPRIDSLLSSTDSPRKADKGLPNFGLSVLTKSLSKVRTTPASKPPAGIKNESVLKTQTSMNRSKPPLTTSGSKNGADFSPRSSILDKPEMGHVFLKQARDFMSVGDNPQKALEAALQALRIFEKVANGKRSLDLVMCLHVTAAIYCSLGQYDKAIPIIECSIEIPVVEEGLQNALAKFSGYMQLGDTYAMLGQIKNAIIYYSEGLELQKQVLGETDPRVGETCRYVAEANVQAFQLDEAERLCQMALDIHRENGSPQSLEEAADRRLMGLICETKGNHEAALEHLVLASLAMVANGQEVEVASVDCSIGDTFISLARYDEAIVAFQKALKVFKASKGENHPAVASVYVRLAELYNRTWKLKESRFYCQSALRIYENPEAGVPPEDIAIGLTNVSVIYESMGEPEKALNLLHKALVILKDVPGQQRTIAGIEAQIGVINYMLGRYQECYDAMENAISKLRASGDKKSAYFGVALNQMGLACVQLHALEEAVELFEEAKIVLEQEYGPYNSETLGVYSNLAGAYDGLGRVDDAIDILDYIVEMRESKLGTANPDVVDEKRRLDELLKQTGRVRTRKGRSLDQLLDGNVRTMGDLIFLNA; this comes from the exons ATGCCAATAAATGTTGCaaatgaatatcaagatgaaggGAGAGTCCATGAAATGAATGGGATTGCAAAGCCATTACCTTCTAAGAAAGCCATAACTACAAACAAGTCACCAAGGAGTCCCTTGAGTCCACAAAAACTTCATCACCGGACTTTTTCCGGTACAAAGTTTCCAATTCATGGGGTTGGTGTTTCCTCTTCGGAACATGTCTGGGATGGTGCTGATAATTCACCTTCAATAAGAAGTTGTGGATCTTTTGGTGATGAGCCTAGAATTGATTCTTTGTTATCTTCAACGGATAGTCCAAGAAAGGCAGACAAAGGATTACCAAATTTCGGCCTTTCAGTACTAACAAAATCCTTATCCAAGGTAAGGACTACTCCAGCTTCAAAGCCTCCTGCTGGAATTAAGAATGAGAGCGTTTTGAAGACACAAACTAGCATGAACAGATCAAAACCTCCTTTAACCACATCAGGTTCCAAAAATGGTGCTGATTTTTCGCCTCGATCATCGATATTGGATAAGCCTGAAATGGGACATGTTTTTCTAAAACAGGCAAGGGACTTTATGTCAGTAGGGGATAACCCACAGAAAGCGCTTGAAGCGGCTCTTCAAGCGTTGAGAATATTCGAGAAGGTTGCTAATGGAAAGAGAAGTTTAGATTTGGTTATGTGTTTACATGTTACAGCAGCAATATATTGCAGTTTGGGCCAATATGATAAGGCAATTCCAATAATTGAATGCTCAATTGAGATTCCTGTTGTTGAGGAAGGATTACAAAATGCCCTTGCTAAATTCTCTGGTTACATGCAACTGGGAGATACGTATGCTATGCTAGGCCAAATTAAGAATGCAATTATCTATTACTCTGAAGGGCTTGAACTACAGAAGCAGGTTTTGGGGGAAACAGATCCAAGAGTTGGTGAGACTTGTAGGTATGTTGCTGAAGCCAATGTTCAAGCATTTCAATTAGATGAAGCAGAGAGGCTATGCCAAATGGCTCTTGACATTCATAGGGAAAATGGTTCCCCCCAATCTCTCGAAGAAGCAGCCGATAGGAGGTTAATGGGACTTATATGCGAAACAAAGGGAAATCATGAAGCTGCACTGGAGCATCTTGTTTTAGCCAGCTTGGCAATGGTGGCAAATGGCCAAGAAGTAGAGGTGGCATCTGTTGATTGTAGCATTGGAGATACATTTATATCATTGGCTCGATATGATGAAGCCATCGTGGCATTCCAGAAAGCGCTGAAGGTCTTCAAAGCCAGCAAAGGAGAGAATCATCCTGCGGTCGCATCAGTCTATGTGCGGTTAGCTGAATTGTATAACAGGACTTGGAAGCTAAAGGAATCAAGGTTTTATTGCCAAAGCGCGCTTAGGATCTATGAGAATCCAGAAGCTGGTGTCCCGCCAGAGGACATTGCCATTGGTCTAACTAATGTCTCGGTTATCTACGAGTCGATGGGTGAGCCTGAAAAGGCACTTAACTTGCTCCACAAGGCACTTGTGATACTGAAGGATGTGCCTGGACAACAACGAACTATTGCAGGAATTGAAGCTCAAATTGGAGTTATCAACTATATGTTGGGGAGATATCAAGAATGCTATGATGCTATGGAGAATGCTATCTCGAAGCTTCGTGCCAGCGGAGATAAGAAATCAGCATACTTTGGCGTCGCTCTTAATCAAATGGGACTTGCTTGTGTGCAGCTTCATGCCTTGGAAGAGGCTGTAGAATTGTTTGAAGAAGCAAAGATTGTTCTGGAACAAGAGTATGGACCATATAACTCTGAAACTCTTGGAGTGTATAGCAATCTTGCTGGAGCATATGATGGACTTGGCAG GGTGGATGATGCAATTGACATTCTGGATTACATAGTGGAGATGAGGGAATCAAAGCTTGGGACAGCAAATCCAGATGTTGTTGATGAGAAGAGAAGGTTGGATGAGTTGTTGAAGCAAACAGGGAGAGTTCGTACAAGAAAAGGAAGGTCACTTGATCAGCTTCTTGATGGAAATGTCCGTACTATGGGTGACCTTATTTTCCTCAATGCCTGA
- the LOC107609659 gene encoding uncharacterized protein LOC107609659 → MNDTLQTFIQEQREFHKKQETSGTKLDEIGVVPTSLSKEPHNEEVGEEVEVIGGEEENATRGEEEPSKIKEPKRKNPLEEPMPIPFPTLAKKAKKHEDLDPYMVEIFKNKEVTSPLFQAIQQVPKYAKFLKDVCTHNDPGPSLVTCVIGGIEFMDCMCDLGACVSIMPLPIYEKLRLSPLKRSGARFVLADKSIVSVVGIAENVLVNIQGLLFPVDFHILETPPIGSDKLSSILLGKPFLKTSRFKLDAHSGAYSFEADGKVVKFTLDGSKKPTLEVYSIFGCDLIDHQMIEPSEEGSDAKELEIFLHGEVPK, encoded by the coding sequence GAGTGGCACCAAGTTGGATGAAATTGGTGTTGTGCCTACAAGTTTGAGCAAGGAGCCCCACAATGAAGAAGtaggagaagaggtggaagtgatAGGAGGTGAGGAAGAAAATGCTACAAGAGGTGAGGAGGAACCATCAAAGATCAAAGAGCCCAAAAGGAAGAACCCTCTTGAAGAGCCTATGCCAATTCCCTTCCCAACTTTGGCTAAAAAGGCTAAGAAGCATGAAGACCTTGACCCCTATATGGTGGAGATTTTTAAGAATAAAGAAGTTACCAGCCCTCTTTTTCAAGCAATTCAACAAGTGCCAAAATATGCCAAGTTCCTCAAGGACGTTTGCACACATAATGATCCCGGTCCATCTTTGGTGACTTGTGTGATTGGTGGGATAGAATTTatggattgcatgtgtgatttgggCGCTTGTGTAAGCATTATGCCCCTTCCTATCTATGAGAAATTGAGGTTGTCACCATTGAAGAGGTCCGGAGCAAGATTTGTATTGGCGGACAAGAGCATTGTGTCGGTTGTAGGCATTGCAGAAAATGTTTTGGTGAATATCCAAGGATTGCTCTTCCCGGTTGACTTTCATATATTGGAGACCCCTCCAATTGGTTCAGACAAGTTATCATCCATTCTTCTTGGAAAGCCATTTTTGAAGACATCCCGATTCAAGTTGGATGCTCATTCGGGTGCATACTCATTTGAGGCCGATGGCAAGGTGGTAAAATTCACTTTGGATGGATCTAAGAAGCCTACGCTTGAAGTATACTCTATCTTCGGTTGTGACTTAATTGATCATCAAATGATTGAGCCTAGTGAAGAAGGAAGTGatgccaaggagttggagattttTCTCCATGGAGAAGTCCCAAAATGA